The genomic interval GGGTGAGGCGGGAATCGGGAATCGGGAATCGGGAATGGTGAGAAGCAGATTGCCACTGACCACTTGCGCGATGCCTCGGATGCCGCCTGTCCCGCCTTGACGATTCTCTATTCCCCATTCCCGAATGCCGGCCGCGACGCGGCCGGCATTCAGATCAGGCCTTCTCGGCCATCTTCTTGGCCTTCTCGACCGCCTCTTCGATGCTGCCGACCATGTAGAACGCCTGCTCCGGCAGGTGGTCGTACTCGCCTTCGACGATGCCCTTGAAGCCGCGGATGGTGTCCTTCAGCGACACGTACTTGCCCGGCGAGCCGGTGAACACTTCGGCCACGTGGAACGGCTGGCTGAAGAAGCGCTCGATCTTGCGCGCGCGCGACACCGACTGCTTGTCCTCTTCGGACAGTTCGTCCATGCCCAGGATCGCGATGATGTCCTTCAGTTCCTTGTACTTCTGCAGGGTCATCTGCACGCGGCGCGCGGTGTCGTAGTGCTCGTGGCCGATCACGTTCGGATCCATCATGCGCGAGGTCGAATCCAGCGGATCCACCGCCGGGTAGATACCCAGCGAGGCGATGCTGCGCGACAGCGCGACGGTCGAGTCGAGGTGGGCGAAGGTGGTCGCCGGCGACGGGTCGGTGTAATCGTCCGCGGGCACGTACACGGCCTGGATCGAGGTGATCGAGCCGGTCTTGGTCGAGGTGATGCGCTCCTGCAGCACGCCCATTTCCTCGGCCAGGGTCGGCTGGTAGCCCACCGCCGACGGCATGCGGCCCAGCAGCGCCGACACTTCGGTACCGGCCAGGGTGTAGCGGTAGATGTTGTCGACGAACAGCAGCACGTCCTTGCCCTTGCCGTTCTCGTCCTTCTCGTCGCGGAAGTACTCGGCCATGGTCAGGCCGGTCAGCGCCACGCGCAGACGGTTGCCCGGCGGCTCGTTCATCTGGCCGTACACCATCGCCACCTTGTCCAGGACGTTGGAGTCCTTCATCTCGTGGTAGAAGTCGTTGCCCTCGCGGGTACGCTCGCCCACGCCGGCGAACACGGACAGACCCGAGTGCGCCTTGGCGATGTTGTTGATCAGTTCCATCATGTTGACGGTCTTGCCGACGCCGGCGCCGCCGAACAGGCCGACCTTGCCGCCCTTGGCGAACGGACACATCAGGTCGATGACCTTGATGCCGGTTTCCAGCAGCTCGGTGGCCGAGGACTGGTCTTCGTAGCTCGGCGCGGCGCGGTGGATTTCCCAATGGTCGGTGGCCTGCACGTCGCCGGCCTCGTCGATCGGGCGGCCCAGCACGTCCATGATGCGGCCCAGCGTGCCCGGGCCGACCGGCACCGAGATCGCGCGGCCGGTGTTGGACGCCACCAGGTTGCGCTTGAGGCCGTCGGTGGAGCCGAGGGCGATGGTGCGCACGATGCCGTCGCCCAGCTGCTGCTGCACTTCCAGCGTGATGGCGGTGCCTTCGACCTTCAGTGCGTCGTACACCTTCGGCACATCGGCACGCGCGAATTCGACGTCGACGACCGCGCCGATGATCTGAACGATCTTGCCCTGACTCATGTTTGCTGCTCCGGTTAACTTAATTCGATCGGCCAACGAGTCGGCCCTTCAATAATCCGTGATTCGGGATTCGGGATTGGGGATTCGCAAAGCGCGCCTGGCTGCTGTTGCGAATCCCGAATGCCCAATCCCCAATCCCGCGGCCGTCGTCAGACGGCCGCTGCGCCGCCGACGATCTCGGAAATTTCCTGGGTAATCGCCGCCTGCCGCGCCTTGTTGTAGATCAACTGCAAGGTGCTGATCAGCTTGTTGGCGTTGTCGCTGGCCGCCTTCATCGCGACCATGCGCGCGGCATGTTCGGACGCCACGTTCTCCAGCACCGCCTGGTACACCAGCGACTCGATGTAGCGCGTCATCACGTGCTCCAGCACGGTCGCGGCATCGGGTTCGTACAGGTAGTCCCAGTCGTGGTGCGCGACCTGGCTCTCGGCCGCCGGCAGCGGCAGCAGCTGATCGAAGCTGGCCTTCTGCGTCATCGTGTTCACGAAACGGTTGTAGACCAGGTAGACGCGGTCGACCTTGCCCTCGGTGAATGCATCCAGCATTACCTTGATCACGCCGATCAGCTGCTCCAGCTGCGGCACGTCGCCCAGGTGGCTGACGCTGCCGACCATGTCGACCTTGAGCCGGCGGAAGAACACCGATGCCTTCTGGCCGATGGTGACCACGTCGATGCCGGCGCCCTGGTTCTGCCACTGGCGCACTTCGCCCAGCATCTTGCGGAACAGGTTGTTGTTGAGGCCGCCGGCCAGGCCGCGATCGGAGGAGATCACGATGTAGCCGACGCGCTTGACCGCATCGCGCTGCACCAGGAACGGATGCGTGTAGTCGGTGCTGGCCTGCGCCAGATGCCCAATCACCTGCTTCATCGCCTGCGCGTACGGGCGCGAGGTCTTCATCCGATCCTGCGCCTTGCGGATCTTGGAGGCCGAGACCATCTCGAGCGCGCGCGTCACCTTGCGGGTGTTCTGCACGCTCTTGATCTTGGTTTTGATTTCGCGTCCGCCTGCCATGCTCTCGCTCGCTTTGCTCGCTTCGTGGGAATGGGGAATGGAGAATCGGGAATGGGCAAAGCCCGGATCCCGCTCCTACGATTCCCTATTCTCGATTCCCGATTCCCTGCAACTGACTTACCAGCTGCCCGTGGTCTTGAACTCGCCGATGCCCTTCTTGAACGCCGCTTCGATCTCGCCGTTCCAGTCGCCGCTGTCGTTGACCTTGGCCACCAGCTCACCGGCGGTGTTGGCGAAGTGCGCGTGCAGGCCTTCTTCGAAGGCGCCGATCTTGT from Xanthomonas sp. DAR 34887 carries:
- the atpD gene encoding F0F1 ATP synthase subunit beta, with product MSQGKIVQIIGAVVDVEFARADVPKVYDALKVEGTAITLEVQQQLGDGIVRTIALGSTDGLKRNLVASNTGRAISVPVGPGTLGRIMDVLGRPIDEAGDVQATDHWEIHRAAPSYEDQSSATELLETGIKVIDLMCPFAKGGKVGLFGGAGVGKTVNMMELINNIAKAHSGLSVFAGVGERTREGNDFYHEMKDSNVLDKVAMVYGQMNEPPGNRLRVALTGLTMAEYFRDEKDENGKGKDVLLFVDNIYRYTLAGTEVSALLGRMPSAVGYQPTLAEEMGVLQERITSTKTGSITSIQAVYVPADDYTDPSPATTFAHLDSTVALSRSIASLGIYPAVDPLDSTSRMMDPNVIGHEHYDTARRVQMTLQKYKELKDIIAILGMDELSEEDKQSVSRARKIERFFSQPFHVAEVFTGSPGKYVSLKDTIRGFKGIVEGEYDHLPEQAFYMVGSIEEAVEKAKKMAEKA
- the atpG gene encoding F0F1 ATP synthase subunit gamma, with amino-acid sequence MAGGREIKTKIKSVQNTRKVTRALEMVSASKIRKAQDRMKTSRPYAQAMKQVIGHLAQASTDYTHPFLVQRDAVKRVGYIVISSDRGLAGGLNNNLFRKMLGEVRQWQNQGAGIDVVTIGQKASVFFRRLKVDMVGSVSHLGDVPQLEQLIGVIKVMLDAFTEGKVDRVYLVYNRFVNTMTQKASFDQLLPLPAAESQVAHHDWDYLYEPDAATVLEHVMTRYIESLVYQAVLENVASEHAARMVAMKAASDNANKLISTLQLIYNKARQAAITQEISEIVGGAAAV